ccccccgccacttccTTGCTCTATATGTAGGTCGTTCCTTCGCTTCTTGGCTTACTAGAAACCAAATTCTTCCGACTGAAGATATGgttgaccttatttacaaaacagaaatagagtcacaggtgtagaaaacaaacttatgattatggcggggggcaagggaggggagggataaattgggagattgggattgacatatacacactactatatataaaatagataactaataaggacctgctgtagagcacaggggactctactcagtaccctgtaatggcctatatgggcaaagaatctaaaaaaagagtggatatatgtatatgtataattgattcacgttgctgtacagcagaaactaacaaaacattgtaaaccaactcttccaattaaaaaaaaatatctacttgAGGCCTGAACGATGGTAAAGAGACTCgtgccaatagcctacaaacactAGTGTACGCTGAGCTGCTAACGTCTCTTCACCTCACCTTTGCTGTGCCGCCAGGGCTGTGATCCTTCTGCTACTGTAACATCAGCCGTTTTCTTCACTAAAGCAGGAAAACCTACTGCCTAACAGTCGGTTCCCCCAAGGGGAGGAAGCTGTTCTCCTGCTGCAGATGAACTTTGGGGCTGCTAGAGCAGTTCTGTGAGACTCAGCTGAGAagctgaagcaggaaggaaggtgatGGCAGTTGCCCAAGAAGCTTCAGGATCTACTCAACGTAGGTGGAGAACTCCATGTATCTACTGCAGCcttggctcagaggcccagaaagagccaggaaggctgctgaggtcctcagataccctgcttgctttgatattccatcaagaagacgacctttccccaaagccacaccctTGAGCAGTGCCACCAAGTCACACCAGTGCCCCTTTCTGTACCCTTCAGAGAATACCcgggaaagaaatataataaaagggagcaaaagaccaggtcttttaccatcttcttgtgtgggtgatccgtcctcttcttctagaacatcattcccctaggacagaaggaaggcactgtgagtccataaagcagtgaaatgagtctactgattgtcagaagacagaactaatcaccctcatggtatccatacatttcctgtccgtgtgagatggctgggaggcccagcagaggcagaTTTTGCTTGGCGAGGCAGGATCGGCCCGTAGGGACCAGGTCTGAGACACATTACAGGGGGACCAGGTCTGAGGCACCTTACAGAGGGACCCTGGGACTGTCAGGAATAGCCTTGGTAATAGTTTAGCTCACACTGTTTCTCTCAGGTGGAAATCAAAGTtgccaaatgaaaaagcaaaccgtgagatcataaaactttcagaaacccTTTAGGATCCCCAATCCCATCCAGATACTCCTTTGAGAACATCTggctcaagagaaagttgtagagTCCCCACTGGGAGCTGGGCATTCCATATACCTCAGGCACACCTCCGTCAGAGCACTTCTCACGCTGAGTTAtaactctgattcctccatcagATGGAGCTCCGGAATGGATGGGATGGGTGGATTGGGGGTGTGGGCAGGCAAAAGCCATGTCACTCGGTCTTTGTGTCCCCCAGTGCCAGGAAGATGTGAGATGCCTGTGCCAGGTAAATACTAAGTGAATTGGAGGACAAACGCCCTCTCAAGGGTCTGGCCTGGAAGACTTCCCTCTGGAACTCACCCCACGCCTATTACGCTGAGACCAGCGCCCTCTGCTAACCGGACAGTCCCTCTGCTCTGCACCCTGCCTCTAACAGATCCAAGTGCACCACCTTGGAAGGCttcttccagaagagcccccatCCTATTTGCATCCTGTGCCAGCGCCGGCAGTCCCTCTGACCGGGGAGGGGCACCAGCGTCCACCTTGCTCTTACCTCTGCATCCTGCTCTTCGGCGGTGGCGACGAGGCCCGCAAAGTTGCAGTCTGGAGACGCCGCTGGCGTCACCTGCAAAGGAGCAACAAAAGTCAAGGTGCAGATGCCACCGGCTCTCCTACCCAGCTCGCCTGGCAGCAAACCCAAACCAAGTCCTCAGGACAGAAGTGGTGCCACATGGAAGATCACATCTGAGGGAGTCTTTGATTCAACAACCCGGTACCGTGTtttccagggctcccctcccgAGCACTGGGGGGCTTTGCCGATCTCCCTGGCAGGCCCTGGACTGAGCTCCTTGGGACTCGagtacagagcagagcagagcggcGAGGGCGATCCCATGCTCCTCTCTTACGTCTCCTTCTTCTGAGGGCGTCCTGCTGGCGgcccgggggcaggggagagcctcCCCGTCCTCTTCCATGCCAGGGGCGATGTAGGAGCCGGACATGGAGGAGACGGTGTCGGTGCTGATCTGGGAGGACACCATGGACATGACCTTCCTTCTTCAAGTCTGGGTCCCCAGTATGTTGAggggggcagaggcggggagaAGAGTGTTTCCTGCCCTCAGCTCAGCTCTTCAGGAGGCCTGGCGCATTTGCTTCAGGCCAGCATGGAATCCCATCCCGGGGGCCTTGCCGtcactggagctgggggtggcctgTCCCGTGGGCAGACGGCGAGGGTCCCCAAACACTGAGTTCCTGAACATTGCCCCTCATCCCTTTCCTGGCTGGCGatacatgggggagggaggatagggaagaggtggaaagtgaggagacagaaagctGGCTTCTTGCTTTGGGAAGGGACTGTACCACACCTGAGGCTGAAGTGGCTGAAGGGCTTCTCACCTCAAAAGTGGAGATCAAAGGAAATGCGAAACCTGCCCAGAGAGCTTGAGTCATGGGCTCAAAGCCacacagggcaaaagagaaaggacaactcAGTGCAACATGGGGTCCTGGATTGGGATGCTGGAATGGAGAGGAGCATTACTGGGGTGATCTGCAAGATGTGAAGGGGGTCTGCGGTTACATGGGATTACCAGGTCAGTGTTCATttcctgattgtgatggtggtactGGGATTATGGAGGCGTGTCCTTGTTCTAAGGAAACACACACTAAAGTATCTAGTGCTAATGGGGCAGCCTGTCTGCAACTTACTGTTAAGGGCGCCAAATATATATTgactgggattacattgaatctctaAATAAATACGGAGTCACTGAACGTTTTTTGAAAAAGCCACCCAGCCAAGGGCCGGGGCAGGGATGAATAGGAGGGACAGGATCCACTCACGCTTCCCGCCCCCTCCACCGCCAACCCCCAAACGCTGCCTGCTGAAAGGGTGTGTGAAGCCCTGTGTTCTGGCCGCTTCGGAGCCCCCTCTTAGCTTTGGCTGCTCGTTGGCAGCATCCATGGACCCTTAAAAGTGCCAGTgtttgggtcccagccccagagacgcTAGTGCCAAGCATAGGGATTTCCAGGAGCTCCTGGGGATTCTTCCTGGCAGCCAGAAGCTTCTTCAGCCTTTCCTTACCTGGCAGGCAGTTCTGCCAGCCCCTGACCttgcccctcttcccccagcatgggcccaggcagagggtgaggaggggggacAGTGACCGGCCCCACCTGTCAATCCAGGGTGTACCCCTTTTGgcgggggctggaggctgagcctggggaccagtggagaggctggagcccccatgttcccccagtgctggggagcgtggggaggaaggccggagggtggtggggagagggagggagtcgtTGCTTAGGGGGTGAAGGGAGTCTCAGAGGGAGGTTGGGGCAGCCTCCTCAGCAAGCGGTGGGAAGGGGATGGGCTGCCTCCTGAGCTCTGTAAGGCCCCAACCCGGCTGGCCCTGCAGTGGGCGCACccttctgaaatatttggaataattagCAAGGGAAAGCAGCAAGTTGGCGGGGGAATGCCAGGGTGCTCTGGAGCCAGCCTCCagtgcaaggaaagaaaggggcttcAGGAGAAAGGGGCCCGTGGAGGATGGGCAGGATTGTGTAGGACAGtgcccgtttgtgtgtgtgtgtgtgtgtgtgtgtgtgtgtgtgtctgtgcgcacgtgcacgtgagtgctgggggaaggggctgtgcaccacaaggacGTGCTGGCGGGGCCAGGTGCGGGCTCGGGGGAGAGATGGGTTCCCGGCAAAGCTGGGGTGAGGGGGTTGAAAGGTGCCTGCTGAGTGTCACATatttgctgtgcctcagtttccccatcagaactCTGGTACGTTGATTCCGCACAGGCTGGAGCTGTAGGGTCTAGGCACCCTGTCTTCCGTCTGCCCTGatggcctccctcagccccaaccTGCATTGGAGGGAAGGCCCTGGGCGGGGTGAATGAACCCCAGGGTGGCAAGtggggccccaggggctggggccctctgacctcacaccctgtcccttcaggaagggaccaagggagggaggagctggagacaGGCCCAGGCGAGGACCGCAGGTGAGTCTGGGCAGGCCCTCAACTTGGGCGAGGTGGGGAACGTGAGCCGAGCCCTGGGCAAGAACGGCCTTTGTGAGtgagtccccagggccagggagggggctgggcctccTTTGCCGCCTGCTCCTCGGGGCTGTGGGTACAGTCTCCCCATTGCACATATAGAGGTGCCGAGGCCCTGGCTGCAGGGGACCCCCGAGGGCCGCCTCTCACCCCCTTTCTCTCTGGGCACCCAGAGATCATGAGGAGTGCATCAGGGGACACTCTGCAGGCCTTTGGTGccccccatcttcctcccagccATTCCCCCTTGGGCCGTGGCCTCCCCAAAACTGGCCCATGCTTTTCCCCAGAGAAAGTTGCAAGCAGGTCcattttgagactttttaaaactttatttttaaaaatgtttttattgtaaataactttctatgaaaaaggttaaaatgcccGACGGGTTAGGAGAGTGGATGTGGGATGCAGCCCAGGGCGTTTatggtggagcaagacactcccctgcaggagtgcaagcaagggcacggggccatccccccattcctggtcccagtggttctagcaagcactgcgtccctcccagttaagcctcagctatagctacactcactacattagtctgtctgtcccctttccctctgcagcttggctgccccagcccctaacccccagatccccatctccccgctgctctcagcctcaagttgggctcaaagattagggacacataccctctgccccacctctagggatgaagccagaagatcccagaggccttagaaaatctcctggttCCACCCGGCACCCcggcctcctttctgtctcctctctcttcccccctccgcctagctcctCCTCACAGACTGCCGGGAGAGGCCTCTTGGGTGTTAATTTGCAGTCACCTAATCAGCATGTGTTGTACCTGGGAACTtgctctggatagagacctggggaggagagcaggagagagagaagcttcagaAGCTAAGGTGTTCGGGGCGGGCCccgtactgatgtttccagcttggccagggcccctccaagccgcagctctcatagtgcagggcccttagcgtgtctctggggcagggaagaagtggatccatgaaacactgtgtgtatggggggctggggagcggaggcagcaattttggtcctgggccccaattctcagcctgctggactagaatctgaggatggcctgggctgggggccgtgtggcctggtggggtgacctggcccagcccctgcctgggcggtagggtgtccatgggcctgcactggcggggaggggggcagtctgggcccagacttcggtgctgtctggaggtggggcagggcctggcttcttacaagaaggcgcccaggctggcccagtcatgcaggtcagaggccagtgtggcatccccggcctcaaagaggggctcggggggcagggagctacgggtgctctcgtcccaggggtgctccaggaaggatgtggccaggaaggtctcatcgaagtccaggctgtcggtagcctgctccactggaggcccccaggtaacagggcagtcgatgtggtggccatggatggtgaggtccacgtccccgtgggaggcagggctcagcggcgggatcagctccgaggtctccagcgtgcccagctccccgtccagcgtgccagcgtccaagatggcctcccagtcaaagttgcccttgaggggttccagctcaccctgctcctccggggtcagcagcagggggctggagggccgcgggaccttggcctcctgcttgggcagcggctgttgacgcttacgccccagcctgccctcgcctgcaccccagcccgcctccccagtggcctcctcgaactcccgcagcagctgctgggcctcggtgctCACGGTCAGTGacccggcccatggggcggcgctgGGCTCTGGCGCGGCCTGGcgggcaaaggccgggtggatgtggactgggggcagccgccgcttcttcaaggccccactcagcagccgctcggcgtactgggggTCGATGCGCCAGAagccccccttgcctggctcgtCTTTCTCCCGGGGCATCTTGATGAAGCCCTtcttcagggacaggttgtggcggatggagttctggacacagggagataggagagaaggaagacagctgggagagtgggtggggtcagtgatggggggctcctagcgcCACTGCCAGTCCCACCGCCACCTTCTCTccgatgggggcaggggagacagaggcgctgctccgagcgggaggctctgggacaccagccacggggcaccaggagctgggagtgctgtcgggggcttttgttcccttttgccaggatatctgcctgctcagtcatccgagccctgagccgcagggtggctctcagtgccagcctgtcctgccctccctcccttaccccgctgCTTGCGGCCTCTgctcaaaggccttggctcccccaggtcctggacggccatctccctctgcctgggcctggctggccttctctgtttgtgaaatgagtgagtgggtgtgagggggtgtgtgtggcgggggggatgaagtgtgggaggatctgatgactttccttgtttctagagccggctgctggcctgggccctcacccaccatgtccccctcctcccaccccaggctctgaggcctcagttgattattacccagccaagagcatagcgctc
Above is a genomic segment from Mesoplodon densirostris isolate mMesDen1 chromosome 18, mMesDen1 primary haplotype, whole genome shotgun sequence containing:
- the LOC132478872 gene encoding forkhead box protein J1-like, whose amino-acid sequence is MAESWLRVSGAGAAEEAGPEGGLEESNALNDSLTSLQWLQDFSFLNAEVPALPSADTDPHGYHELSGSAEPGSPLAADPACLGQPHTPGKPTSLCTPRSAPSGLQASPPNDVDYATNPHVKPPYSYATLICMAMQASKATKITLSAIYKWITDSFCYFRHADPTWQNSIRHNLSLKKGFIKMPREKDEPGKGGFWRIDPQYAERLLSGALKKRRLPPVHIHPAFARQAAPEPSAAPWAGSLTVSTEAQQLLREFEEATGEAGWGAGEGRLGRKRQQPLPKQEAKVPRPSSPLLLTPEEQGELEPLKGNFDWEAILDAGTLDGELGTLETSELIPPLSPASHGDVDLTIHGHHIDCPVTWGPPVEQATDSLDFDETFLATSFLEHPWDESTRSSLPPEPLFEAGDATLASDLHDWASLGAFL